AGCGCACCCTTGGCCACGTCGACCAGCGCGGTGAAGGCATCCGGGTCGCTGACGGCGATCTCGGCGAGGTTCTTGCGGTCCACCTCGACGCCGGCCAGCTTCAGGCCCTGGATCAGCCGGTTGTAGGTGATGTCGTTCGCGCGGGCGGCCGCGTTGATCCGCGAGATCCACAGCTTGCGGAACTCACCCTTGCGGGCACGCCGGTCCCGGTAGGCGTAGTTGAGCGAATGCAGCTGCTGCTCTTTGGCCTTGCGGTACAGGCGGGAGCGCTGGCCGCGGTAGCCCTTCGAGGCCTTGAGGATCGTGCGCCGCTTCTTCTGGGCGTTGACTGCGCGCTTGACGCGTGCCATGGCAAATTCCTTCTTCGTTCAGGTCGTACGGGTGTGAGTCGGTCAGCCGTTGAGCATCTTGGTGATGCGGGCGGTGTCGTTGGCCGACACGACGGTGCGCCCGTCAAGACGCCGGGTCCGCTTGCTCGGCTTGTGCTCGAGCAAGTGGCGACGGTTGGCCTTCTGGCGCACAATCTTGCCGGTTCCGGTGCGGCGGAACCGCTTCGATGCGCCGCTGTGGGTCTTCGCCTTGGGCATGAATGTCCTCAGTCTCTGGTCGTTAGTTCGATGTATCGGGTTCTGGGGCCGGGGTCGCTCCGCCCTCGGCCTGCTGCGCCGCCTTGGCGCGAGTCTTCGCGCCGCGGTGCGGGGCCAGCACCATCGTCATGTTGCGGCCGTCCTGCTTGGCGGACGTCTCGACGAAGCCGTACTCGGCGACGTCGGCGCCCAGCCGCTGCAGGAGCCGGAATCCCAGTTCGGGTCGCGACTGCTCGCGGCCGCGGAACATGATCGTCACCTTGACCTTGGACCCCGCCTCGAGGAAGCGGATCACGTGACCCTTTTTGGTCTCGTAGTCGTGCGGGTCGATCTTGGGCCGGAGCTTCTGCTCCTTGACGACGGTCTGCTGCTGGTTCTTGCGAGACTCGCGCGCCTTTTGAGCCGTCTCGTATTTGAACTTTCCGTAGTCCATGATCTTGCAGACCGGCGGCTTGGCGTCCGGTGCTACTTCGACGAGATCGAGATCGGCATCCGCGGCGACGCGGAGTGCATCTTCGATGCGCACAATGCCTACCTGTTCACCACCCGGTCCGATCAACCGGACTTCAGGTACGCGGATGCGCTCGTTGACGCGGGTCTCAGTGCTGATGGGCCCTCCTACTGTTGTCCTCTAGGAGCCCACACCATCAGCGCTCTGTTCACCCAAGAACAGAAAAGCCCTGCTCAAAGCAGGGCCCAAGCCGACCAGGACAGGCATAGGATGCCTGTGACCGGACCGCTGAGCCTGTGGAAAGATCCGGTGGCCAGCGGTGGGAGTGGGACTCCACTTGCTGTCCCTGGCGGATGCCGGGACGGTCGCGCATGCCAGTCTAGCAGGCATGACCGAAAATCCTGACACAGGTGATCTGCCCGACTCGGCCGGCTCAGGCGATCTGAACGGCACAGCCGTTCGTGAGTTGGCCGACATTCCTGCGGTCGAGGTGATCACCCGATCGGCGGTGATGCTGATGAGCGCCGCGGCCGAGAAGCTCGGCCTGTCGGCGGAGAACCCCGACGACAGCCCGCACCGCGACCTCGACGAGGCGCGGCGGCTGATCACCGCGCTGGCGGGTCTGGTTACCGCGTCCGCCGAGTACCTGGGCCCGCACGCCGGCCCGGTGCGCGACGGCCTCAAGACCCTGCAGTTGGCGTTCCGCGAAGCCAGCGCGGCCCCCGACGAACCCGGGCACGGTCCGGGCGAGAAATACACCGGCCCCGTCTGGTAGCCCGGTTTCCGCGGGTCATCACACCAAATTGACCGGTCGAGCGAATATCCTCGCGGCCTATGACCGTCAGTAGCCCCGCTCGTCCTCCGGTGTCGCGCGGGACTTCGTCCCGATACTCGTGGTGGGTGCCCGCCGCGGCCGGCTGGACGGTCGGCGTCATCGCCACGCTCTCGCTGATCGCCAGCGTCTCCCCGTTCGTGCGTGCGGTGATCCGGGTGCCGCGCGAGTTCGTCAACGACTACATCTTCAACTTCCCCGACACCAGCTTCGCGTGGGCGTTCGTGCTGGCCCTGCTGGCCGCGGCGTTGGCGGCACGCAAGCGGATCGCGTGGTGGATCCTCATCGGCTACATGATCGCCGCGGTCGGCTGGAACGTCGGCGGGCTGGTCACCGGCGACGAGTCGGTCGTCGAGGAGATCGGCGAGGTCATCGGCCTCGGCTTCCACCTCGCGGCGATCCTGTTCCTGCTGCTGGCCCGCCGCGAGTTCTGGGCGAAGGTGCGCCGCGGTGCGCTGCTCAAAGCCGCCCTCGTGCTGGTGGCCGGCATGGCGGTCGGCACCCTGATCGGCTGGGGCCTGCTCGAGCTGTTCCCCGGCTCGCTGGCCCGCGGTGACCGGTTCTTCTACGCCCTCAACCGGGTCAGCGCGTTCGCCGGCGCCGACTCGTCGAACTTCTCCGGGCACCCGCACGTCCTGGTCAACGCGCTGCTCGGACTGTTCGGTGCGTTGGCGCTGATGGTCGCGGCCATCGTGCTGTTCCAGTCGCAGCGCGCGGAGAACGCGCTCACCGGCGAGGACGAGTCGGCCATCCGCGGGCTGCTCGAGTTGTTCGGCAAGAACGACTCCCTCGGCTATTTCGCCACCCGCCGCGACAAGGCGGTGGTGTTCGCGCCGAACGGCCGCGCCGCAATCACCTACCGGGTCGAGGTCGGGGTCTGCCTGGCCAGCGGGGACCCCGTGGGCGATCCGAAGGCCTGGCCCGCCGCCATCGAGGCGTGGCTCGCGCTGTGCGAGGCCTACGGCTGGGCCCCCGGGGTGATGGGCGCCAGTTCGGCCGGCGCGCAGGCGTTCCGCGAGGCGGGCCTGAACGCACTGCAACTCGGCGACGAGGCGATCCTGCATCCCGACACCTTCCGGCTGTCCGGGCCGGACATGCGCGCGGTCCGCCAGGCGGTGACCCGGGCCCGGCGCGCCGGTGCCGGCGTGCGGATCCGCAGGCACCGCGACCTCGACGCCGCCGAGATGGCCGAGGTGATCGCGCGCGCCGACGCGTGGCGCGACACCGAGGACGAGCGCGGCTTCTCGATGGCGCTGGGCCGGCTCGGCGACCCCGCCGACGGGGACTGCCTACTGGTCGAGGCGGTCCAGGACATGCGCGTCGTCGCCATGCTGTCGCTGGTGCCGTGGGGCACCAACGGCGTCTCGCTGGACCTGATGCGCCGCTCCCCGCAGTCGCCCAACGGCACCATCGAGTTGATGGTCAGCGAGCTGTGCCTGCAGGCCGAGGACATCGGGATCTCGCGCATCTCACTGAACTTCGCGATGTTCCGGTCGGCGTTCGAGCAGGGCGCCCAGCTCGGTGCCGGGCCGGTCGCCCGGTTGTGGCGCAGCCTGCTGGTGTTCTTCTCCCGGTGGTGGCAGCTCGAGACGCTGTACCGGTCGAACATGAAATACCAACCGGAATGGGTGCCGCGCTACGCCTGCTACGACGACGCCCGGCTCGTCCCGCGCGTCGGGGTCGCCTCGGTGATCGCCGAAGGCTTTCTCGTGCTGCCGTTCTCGCGGCGCCACCAGCAACCGCACACCGGACACCATACGGCGGCGCCGCAGAACCTGATCGAATCCGGCCGGCTGCACCACGACGGCTCCGCACCCGACATGGCCGGGTTGCAGGCCGAGCTGCCCGACGAGGACGAAGCCCGGCTGCCCGAACAGGTGCGGGTCCGGATGGCCAAGCTCAAGACGTTGCAGGACAACGGAATCGACGCCTACCCGGTGGGCAGCCAGCCCTCCCACACGGTCGCGGAGGCGATCGCCGCCGACGATGACGTGCCCGTGACGGTGGCGGGCCGGGTGCTGCGCAACCGCGACTACGGCGGGGTGCTGTTCGCCCAGCTGCGCGACTGGTCGGCCGAAGTGCAGCTGCTGCTGGACAATTCGCTGCTGGATTCGGGGACGACGGCCGATTTCACCCAGGCGATCGACCTGGGCGACCTCGTCGAGGTGTCGGGCACGATGGGCTACAGCAAGAAGGGCACCCGGTCGCTGCTGGTGCACAGCTGGCGGCTGATCGGCAAGTGCTTGCGCCCGCTGCCCGACAAGTGGAAGGGGCTGACCGACCAGGAGGCCCGGGTCCGCGCCCGCTACGTCGACCTGGCGATCAACACCGAAGCCCGCGACCTGATCAGGGCCCGCAGCGGCGTCCTGCACGCCATCCGCGAAACCCTGGTCGGCAAGGGCTTTCTCGAAGTCGAGACGCCGATCCTGCAGCAGATCCACGGCGGCGCCAACGCGCGGCCGTTCCTCACCCACATCAACGCCTACGACCTCGACCTGTACCTGCGGATCGCCCCCGAGCTTTACCTGAAACGGCTCTGCGTCGGCGGCGTCGAGCGGGTCTTCGAACTCGGCCGCGCGTTCCGCAACGAAGGGGTGGACTTCAGCCACAATCCCGAATTCACCCTGCTGGAGGCGTATCAGGCCCACGCGGACTACCACGTGTGGATCGACGGGTGCCGCGAGCTGATCCAGAACGCCGCCCAGGCCGCCAACGGCGCGCACGTGTTCCTGCGCCCGCGCGAGGACGGCACGTTCGAACCCGTCGACATCTCCGGTCAGTGGGCGGTCAAGACCGTGCACGGCGCGGTGTCCGAGGCGCTCGGGGAGGAGATCGGGCCCGAGACCGAACTGCCGGTGCTGCGCAAGCTGTGCGACGCCGCCGACATTCCGTATCTGACGCACTGGGACGCCGGCGCGGTGGTGCTCGAACTCTACGAGCGGCTGGTCGAGGACCGCACCACCGAGCCCACCTTCTACAAGGACTTCCCGACGTCGGTGTCACCGCTGACCCGGCCGCACCGCAGCATCCCCGGTGTCGCCGAGCGCTGGGACCTGGTCGCGTGGGGCGTCGAACTCGGCACGGCCTACAGCGAACTGACCGATCCGGTCGAACAGCGCAGGCGGCTACAGGAGCAGTCACTGCTGGCGGCAGGCGGTGATCCCGAGGCGATGGAACTCGACGAGGACTTTCTGCAGGCCATGGAGTACGCGATGCCGCCGACCGGCGGACTGGGCATGGGCGTGGACCGCGTCGTCATGTTGATCACGGGCCGCAGCATCCGCGAGACGCTGCCGTTCCCGTTGGCCAAACCGCGTTGACAGCCGCCTCACAGCGCGTCCCAAGGATCGGCCGTCACGCTGGACGCCGTGACACTGGCGACACTGGCCGCTTCCCTGCGCACGCATCTGTCGTTGATGCACGGCTGGATACCGGTGACTGTGCAACTGCTCGCGGCGGCCGCCCTGCTCGCCGCGATCGGCTGGCGCACGCGGCGGTGGCGACTGGTGTGGGTGCCATGGGCGGTGCTGTGCGGCGTCGCGCTGGCGGTGGCGGCTTACTGGTTCATCGCCTCGGAAGGTTTGGCCGACAACCCCGCCCCGCGTGAGCTGTGGGTGTGGATCGCGCTGACGGGAACCGCTGCGGCGGTGCTGTTCGCCGGTTGGCGCGGGGCGCGCTGGTGGCGACGCGGCGCCTCGCTGGCGGCGCTGCCGCTGTGCCTGCTGGCGGCGGCACTCGCGGTGAACCTGTGGGTCGGTTATGTGCCGACGGTGCAGTCGGCGTGGAATCAGCTCACCGCCGGGCCGCTGCCCGACCAGACCGATGCGATCACCATGGCCGCGATGCAGCAGCGCCACCAGATCCCGCAGAATGGCACCGTGGTGCCGGTCAGCATCGGCGATTCCGCGTCGGGCTTCCGACACCGCGGTGAACTCGTCTACCTGCCGCCGGCGTGGTACGCGACCGATCCCCCGCCGCCGCTTCCGGTCGTGATGATGATCGGCGGCGAGTTCAACACCCCCGCCGACTGGGTGCGGGTCGGCAACGCCGTCGCCACGGCCGACGCGTACGCCGCCGCGCATGGCGGCAACGCGCCCGTGATGGTGTTCGTCGACGCAGGCGGAGCGTTCAACAACGACACCGAATGCGTGAACGGCAGCCGGGGCAACGCGGCGGACCACCTGACCAAAGACGTTGTGCCGTTCATGATCTCGAACTTCAGGGTGAGCGCCAAGCCGGCGAACTGGGGCGTGGTCGGGTGGTCGATGGGCGGCACCTGCGCAGTCGACCTCGCCGTCATGCACCCCGAACTGTTCAGCGCCTTCGACGACATCGCCGGCGACCTGAGACCGAACTCGGGAACCACCGAGCAGACGATTCAGCGGTTGTTCGGCGGCAACGCGGCGGCCTATGCGTCGTTCGACCCCACCACCGTGATCACCAGGCACGGCCGCTACACCGGCCTGACGGGCCGCTTCGACGTCAACTCGCAGGCGGCCGCGGCGCAGAGCGGGGCGGCCAACTCGCTGTGCGCGCTGGGCAGCGCCAACGGGATCACGTGCTCGGTCGTCACCCAGCCGGGCACCCACGACTGGCCCTACGCCGCGCACGCCTTCGCGACCGCACTCCCCTGGCTGGCCGCGCAGATCGGCACGCCCGGGGCCACCCGCTAGCGAGTAGCGTGAGGTCATGGGTGATGAAGCCGGGGCCGACCAACCCGCGAACGACGAACCCGCCGTCGACGCCGAGATCGTCGACCCCGAACCGCAGGCCACCGCGCCCGTGGAACCGGTCGACAGCGGATACACCCCGGGCGGCGTCCCCACCTTCGACTCGGTGCGCGAGAAGATCGAGACGCGGTACGGCGCGGCGATCGGTTCGGCCGAACTCGACGCCGAGACCCCGGAAGGGCGCAGCGTCGCCGAACAGTACGACGAGCGCCAACGCGCGGCGGCCGCCCGCCTCGACCAGATCCGCGAGCAACTGCGCAAACAGACCGGCGACTCTCAGTAGTCCGCCTCGGCGGCCAGGATCTCGGCGAGGAACGCGTC
The window above is part of the Mycolicibacterium rutilum genome. Proteins encoded here:
- the rplT gene encoding 50S ribosomal protein L20, whose product is MARVKRAVNAQKKRRTILKASKGYRGQRSRLYRKAKEQQLHSLNYAYRDRRARKGEFRKLWISRINAAARANDITYNRLIQGLKLAGVEVDRKNLAEIAVSDPDAFTALVDVAKGALPADVNAQSDADEAA
- the rpmI gene encoding 50S ribosomal protein L35, translated to MPKAKTHSGASKRFRRTGTGKIVRQKANRRHLLEHKPSKRTRRLDGRTVVSANDTARITKMLNG
- the infC gene encoding translation initiation factor IF-3, with protein sequence MSTETRVNERIRVPEVRLIGPGGEQVGIVRIEDALRVAADADLDLVEVAPDAKPPVCKIMDYGKFKYETAQKARESRKNQQQTVVKEQKLRPKIDPHDYETKKGHVIRFLEAGSKVKVTIMFRGREQSRPELGFRLLQRLGADVAEYGFVETSAKQDGRNMTMVLAPHRGAKTRAKAAQQAEGGATPAPEPDTSN
- a CDS encoding DUF1844 domain-containing protein, with amino-acid sequence MTENPDTGDLPDSAGSGDLNGTAVRELADIPAVEVITRSAVMLMSAAAEKLGLSAENPDDSPHRDLDEARRLITALAGLVTASAEYLGPHAGPVRDGLKTLQLAFREASAAPDEPGHGPGEKYTGPVW
- the lysX gene encoding bifunctional lysylphosphatidylglycerol synthetase/lysine--tRNA ligase LysX yields the protein MTVSSPARPPVSRGTSSRYSWWVPAAAGWTVGVIATLSLIASVSPFVRAVIRVPREFVNDYIFNFPDTSFAWAFVLALLAAALAARKRIAWWILIGYMIAAVGWNVGGLVTGDESVVEEIGEVIGLGFHLAAILFLLLARREFWAKVRRGALLKAALVLVAGMAVGTLIGWGLLELFPGSLARGDRFFYALNRVSAFAGADSSNFSGHPHVLVNALLGLFGALALMVAAIVLFQSQRAENALTGEDESAIRGLLELFGKNDSLGYFATRRDKAVVFAPNGRAAITYRVEVGVCLASGDPVGDPKAWPAAIEAWLALCEAYGWAPGVMGASSAGAQAFREAGLNALQLGDEAILHPDTFRLSGPDMRAVRQAVTRARRAGAGVRIRRHRDLDAAEMAEVIARADAWRDTEDERGFSMALGRLGDPADGDCLLVEAVQDMRVVAMLSLVPWGTNGVSLDLMRRSPQSPNGTIELMVSELCLQAEDIGISRISLNFAMFRSAFEQGAQLGAGPVARLWRSLLVFFSRWWQLETLYRSNMKYQPEWVPRYACYDDARLVPRVGVASVIAEGFLVLPFSRRHQQPHTGHHTAAPQNLIESGRLHHDGSAPDMAGLQAELPDEDEARLPEQVRVRMAKLKTLQDNGIDAYPVGSQPSHTVAEAIAADDDVPVTVAGRVLRNRDYGGVLFAQLRDWSAEVQLLLDNSLLDSGTTADFTQAIDLGDLVEVSGTMGYSKKGTRSLLVHSWRLIGKCLRPLPDKWKGLTDQEARVRARYVDLAINTEARDLIRARSGVLHAIRETLVGKGFLEVETPILQQIHGGANARPFLTHINAYDLDLYLRIAPELYLKRLCVGGVERVFELGRAFRNEGVDFSHNPEFTLLEAYQAHADYHVWIDGCRELIQNAAQAANGAHVFLRPREDGTFEPVDISGQWAVKTVHGAVSEALGEEIGPETELPVLRKLCDAADIPYLTHWDAGAVVLELYERLVEDRTTEPTFYKDFPTSVSPLTRPHRSIPGVAERWDLVAWGVELGTAYSELTDPVEQRRRLQEQSLLAAGGDPEAMELDEDFLQAMEYAMPPTGGLGMGVDRVVMLITGRSIRETLPFPLAKPR
- a CDS encoding alpha/beta hydrolase codes for the protein MHGWIPVTVQLLAAAALLAAIGWRTRRWRLVWVPWAVLCGVALAVAAYWFIASEGLADNPAPRELWVWIALTGTAAAVLFAGWRGARWWRRGASLAALPLCLLAAALAVNLWVGYVPTVQSAWNQLTAGPLPDQTDAITMAAMQQRHQIPQNGTVVPVSIGDSASGFRHRGELVYLPPAWYATDPPPPLPVVMMIGGEFNTPADWVRVGNAVATADAYAAAHGGNAPVMVFVDAGGAFNNDTECVNGSRGNAADHLTKDVVPFMISNFRVSAKPANWGVVGWSMGGTCAVDLAVMHPELFSAFDDIAGDLRPNSGTTEQTIQRLFGGNAAAYASFDPTTVITRHGRYTGLTGRFDVNSQAAAAQSGAANSLCALGSANGITCSVVTQPGTHDWPYAAHAFATALPWLAAQIGTPGATR